Within the Portunus trituberculatus isolate SZX2019 chromosome 26, ASM1759143v1, whole genome shotgun sequence genome, the region catacaaaatctatttactgcgccgactcaggtccctgggagcaccggcagatgagctgaggggagtgtacctcacctttatactccctaagctcatgtacgccgccccagcgtggtcctcctcctgaacctcacacaacgacaacagctggagagggttcagaggagggcgttcagggtcatccttgggcctgcctacaggtcctacgaggacgccctgacctgcctgagtctgccgaggctggccacaagacaccaggaagccttggaaaaatttggggaaggactgctgcgtcatccacgtctccgccacctgctaccccccgacgtgcctccccctgctcgcgccacccgacaccagaatcgcgtggcgcccttaagagcaccgcgcactgatcggtaccgacttagcgcggtgcccactattgtgcgagccttaaataaataagtgctttctaggttaagttagctccatagttaggttaagcatttttagttcattgtgttaatgtcccccccctgtacattttcagtgtaattttttacattgccaaactaataaaccgtatattattattattattattattattattattattattattattaaggacacagggacacacacacacagggacacagggacagacacaggaacacacacacacagggacacacggacacagagacacacacacacagagacacagggaCACAGACACAGGGCCACAaggacacagggacacagggACATACGGCTTTGTGGTGGAGTGCTTTGGGGCGTGCATGGTGAGGGCAGCTCTGGTTCTGAAGCGCAGGTCACAGTACatacagaagaaaggaaggttgtGGTTGTGCTGGGCAAAGTGTAGCCTCTGACCCTCCTCCTCGCGAAcctgtgggtggaggaggaggaggaggaggaggaggaggaggaggaggaggaggaggaggaggaggaggaggaggaggaggaggaggaggaggaggaggaggaggaggaggacagaataaTATGACAAATTttcaaaggttttttttttttttaacttattcttttattattatcaaaagAAAGTGATtgtaaggattctctctctctctctctctctctctctctctctctctctcacctgcacgAAACACAGAGGACACTGCTGCGAGAAATGCTGTGAATGCTGGACATGTTTGATCAGATCACCACAGCGCTGGAAACTCAtgccacacacttcacacagcAGCCCTTTGCCAACTATCCTTCCCTTCTGCCTCTTCTGCTGTGTTTCCTGCTGTTTCTCCTCCCCTGCTGTTATGACAAGACCCAAAATCTCCGCTGTTTCTGTGTCATGCTGTGTCTGGGTTGGCTGCGCTGTGTGTGTCCAGGGCTGTGCTGTGGGGATCTCTCGTTCAACGCCTTCACACAGCAACGACAGCTCCAGCATGGTGTCTGTGTCAATGCGAGTGTCTGTGTTGTCGCATAAGACATCAATGCTGGGGAGTTTTGTAATCGTTTCCGAAGTGGCGGTTTTTTCGTGGCACAGTCTCGAACTAAGGTTTCCGACTTTCTCGCTGAAGTTGGCGGTCGTTTCAAAATGGCTAGTTCTCTTATAGGGCTTACTCTCTGCATCACCAACTTTATCACAGACACTCACCTCAAAATTACCAGTCATTTCAACACCTCTATCTTCAAACTGACCCCCTCCTGCCACACCACAAGTCACTTCAACACCACACTTCTCCTCCCCAGCCACCGCagccacaccctgccacacaccatcactgcaaacacccacacacacatccttctcattttttctcctgcTACGGCTGTTCTTGCATTTTCTAGCACTGGTTTGCGTGTGCTTTCGTCTAGGAGTGCTGTGTGTCCCTCCAGCCCCACAGGTAGCCCCGCCCCACCAGAGGTCTGCAGAGTGGAGTAAATGTGGTGTGAGAGGCCGAGGAGCTGTgcatggtggaggagggaagagagaagagctgAGGGGATGTCAACTTGCTCTCCATAAAGTAATGCAATGAGGACTTCCAtaatgttgttggtggtggtggtggtggtggtggtggtggtcgtggtggtggtggtggtggtatctgtaaaatatatataattgttagaggaattttttttttttttccttcatttcaattCATTtgctttccttgtttgttgattgttattgctgttgtttgtgtctttgcatttatttcattagcttgtgttgttttttttattgcaatttagtgctggtggtggtgacagtagtagtagtagtagtagaagtagcattaGCAATAGTAGtcaaagtagcagtagtagcagcaatagcagtagtaaaacaCCCTTATTTCAGcactcaccaccagcaccaccaccaccagcagtagcagcagcagcagcagcagcaggcgtgACATCCCCTACAGTGATGACAAGGGGCCGCATGACAGACCAGTCCTTGTGAGCCGCCAGCCTTCCCTGCAGCACGGCGGCGATGACGGTGGAGTGCGCTGCCAAGACACAGCTGTGCGCCGCTGTGTGCTGCCCATTGccgcccaccatcaccacgtcaCACAGCTCACCCCGCCCACGCAGCCACTGgggtagattaggttaggttaggttaatgttagATTTTGTTAGCCAATAATATATATCAACaaaggtaactctctctctctctctctctctctctctctctctctaaatgacctgtctcctcacacacacacacacacacacacacacacacacggggaattAATAGCTAAACAACACAATTTAACTTATAAAAACATTACAagcttgactctctctctctctctctctctctctctctctctacctgaagGCTTTTAGATACGTGGACATCACACTGAAGGGCAACCATTcctgtggctgagagagagagagagagagagagagagagagagagagagagagtattatagtGGAGTTAGAGTGGAGGGCAGTgtaaaggtggaggtggagtgagTGGAAAGTGGAAAATCGGATACAGCGGGAGACGTTGGCGTTTGTCCGTTTGTGTGTTCAATGTTGACGTCGCTTACTttacggatctctctctctctctctctctctctctctctctctctctctctctctctctctctctggagggaTCGCAAGCCACCTGtagcatgaagagagagaaggggggaggggggaggaagaagcaCGCACATTATAATCTTTTCAGAGTCGAAGCAAGCACGTTTGTTTGTTAATATTGATGTCCACCCCTTCAGGAAGCCAACAGATCACGCAGCAGTGGCGGTGGGCAAGTTccggagtatagagatagattaaaggaaataaacagtttttatttgagagatgtataagagaGGGTATGATAGagtggaaatatgtaataggtgaaaacaatttgatgtgtaggcattgtttccagtaagatctcaagcacacacagtgacttgcatACACTTATTCATTGGGGTTAACTAGTATCAAAGCTATTTAAGGTGTGCGTTTCCCTATGcattctgctatttggtgattttatacagcttcggaaacttatgtgggggattaaaatagtgaagactccagccattaatcttctgacctccatagacccttcctcatgtcaataaaatcgcctaatcaaacccaaaattcaaggtaaaagaattgcgaggaaccttgatttgttctcgccagccactccacgaacgacgatggaaagtggaaacatgtcgggtgaaaacaaggcgctgtgttgttactgttgtcgtccataaactctcaatctatctctgtgggcactgttgtcattaagatctccagcactgaattaacacgtcatgttactgcaggggttaacacagcggggcggggcgaggcgatagaggcaccttgctttgctccgggctatgtgtttcctacatatcgataagcgctaagaataggacacatttcgctatacgctattacttgcagtttgtgttgacagactaggataataaagagggacgccagagatgaaacgtaaacagaacggtgaaataacgacacacacacacacacacacacacacacacacacacacacacacactacacggcccggtagctcagtgattagagggctggcttcacaagccagatgacaggGGTTcgtttccccggccgggtggggagttggtgtgtctcctttcacgtgtagccactgttcacctagcagtgagtaggagttgtgaccttgttgtcccggtgtgtggtgtgtgcctggtctcagacctatcccaagatcggaaataatgagctctgagctcgttccgtagggtaacgtctggctgtctcgtcatagactgcagcagatcaaacagtgaattacacacacacacacacacagtctgagtccgatccgaagatctgtctatgtgctctgagcttgttccgtaatggggaaggctggctgggtgactaccggacGACcaaagtgaatcacacacacacacacacacacacacacacacacacacacacacacacacacacacacacacacgctaagtaccatgaaagaaaaggacacacacacacacacacacacctccccctcaaacaccctccagctgggagctgggtgtcattGGTTCCAGCTagtgggctccctcataacgaaagataaaggcaacacacacacacacacacacacacacacacacacacacacacacacacacacacacacacacacacacacaccgatacctggagccaggtatcggcctgggtccagccgggggtcggccctcccttgatgacgtcacatatattcgttacgcaaatcattttgaaaatgaggattcccaaaagccagctggacacgaatgttataaaattccgactcgttatcaatcgaaactaacttctaaaatacaaaaacattgccgagaaaaggaataataaaatagctaaaaatatactaaataaagtattagaacttcgacttgcttaaatacaatttcaaagcccaccaatttcattcaactgaatcgataacgtttttcaaaaattatg harbors:
- the LOC123509268 gene encoding LOW QUALITY PROTEIN: uncharacterized protein LOC123509268 (The sequence of the model RefSeq protein was modified relative to this genomic sequence to represent the inferred CDS: deleted 4 bases in 2 codons), with the translated sequence MVALQCDVHVSKSLQWLRGRGELCDVVMVGGNGQHTAAHSCVLAAHSTVIAAVLQGRLAAHKDWSVMRPLVITVGDVTPAAAAAAATAGGGGAGDTTTTTTTTTTTTTTTTTNNIMEVLIALLYGEQVDIPSALLSSLLHHAQLLGLSHHIYSTLQTSGGAGLPVGLEGHTALLDESTRKPVLENARTAVAGEKMRRMCVGVCSDGVWQGVAAVAGEEKCGVEVTCGVAGGGQFEDRGVEMTGNFEVSVCDKVGDAESKPYKRTSHFETTANFSEKVGNLSSRLCHEKTATSETITKLPSIDVLCDNTDTRIDTDTMLELSLLCEGVEREIPTAQPWTHTAQPTQTQHDTETAEILGLVITAGEEKQQETQQKRQKGRIVGKGLLCEVCGMSFQRCGDLIKHVQHSQHFSQQCPLCFVQVREEEGQRLHFAQHNHNLPFFCMYCDLRFRTRAALTMHAPKHSTTKPFVCGDCGRGFKWRHALQAHSYTHSATNRLLCDICGFSSKYVTTFKAHLLQHSGSSFPCPHPGCSFSSSRKTHLNDHYATHSKLRVHQCEICGHSFSHAKNMRRHMKLHTPSANLLQCSSVSNLQCSFQTTRFDKLRSHLAKKHSIDHPTTATFAAKKQISLLLVTGFGHKQQEGLVDGQPDLCVEQMDGSAVTGLDSKVCEDRVVMVGDVPQNDFSVLVVSPEIVELADIEGLGDTHTDAHTHTQMHTGGGKQGETENVSGFLRHIDSRRIFSREKQCIDSLNILEFMLDNVAN